A part of Myxococcus landrumus genomic DNA contains:
- the bacM gene encoding bactofilin BacM has product MALLGGKKDEAPSRPLFKREEESVSQRSGEVHTLLGKGSEFEGKLTFEGQVRIDGKFQGQIITKDVLVIGDGAKVQAEIQAGTVIINGQVEGNVKATQIIELKTPGRVKGNLETPSLSMDRGVIFEGSLKMENLGTNASRPPPPGGEKK; this is encoded by the coding sequence GTGGCGCTCCTTGGCGGGAAGAAAGACGAAGCACCCAGCAGGCCTCTGTTCAAGCGGGAGGAGGAATCCGTGTCGCAGCGCTCTGGTGAGGTTCATACGCTTCTGGGCAAGGGAAGCGAGTTCGAGGGGAAGCTCACCTTCGAGGGACAGGTCCGTATCGACGGAAAGTTCCAGGGGCAAATCATCACCAAGGACGTGCTCGTCATTGGGGATGGGGCCAAGGTCCAGGCTGAAATCCAGGCCGGCACCGTCATCATCAACGGGCAGGTCGAAGGCAACGTGAAGGCCACCCAAATCATCGAGCTCAAGACGCCCGGCCGCGTGAAGGGCAACCTGGAGACGCCGTCGCTGTCCATGGACCGCGGGGTCATCTTCGAGGGCTCGCTGAAGATGGAGAACCTGGGCACCAACGCGTCCCGTCCTCCTCCGCCCGGCGGCGAGAAGAAGTAG